A single Agrococcus sp. ARC_14 DNA region contains:
- a CDS encoding anthrone oxygenase family protein, whose translation MLGTVILVLAVLAAGLSAGVFFLYSNAIMPGLRRVDDRTFVAAFQALDRAIVNPLFIGGGFLGTLVLAVASALLHLGDAAVLAWAIAAAALQAVVIVITGAVNVPRNDALKAAGDAGAIDATAVRAAFGERRWARWNHVRAVLSAAVVVCLAIALAVG comes from the coding sequence ATGCTCGGTACCGTCATCCTGGTGCTCGCGGTGCTCGCCGCCGGGCTCAGCGCAGGGGTGTTCTTCCTCTACTCGAACGCGATCATGCCGGGCCTGCGCCGCGTCGACGACCGCACCTTCGTCGCGGCCTTCCAGGCGCTCGACCGCGCGATCGTGAACCCGCTCTTCATCGGCGGCGGGTTCCTGGGCACCCTGGTGCTCGCCGTCGCCAGCGCGTTGCTGCACCTGGGCGACGCGGCAGTGCTCGCGTGGGCGATCGCCGCCGCCGCGCTGCAGGCGGTCGTGATCGTGATCACCGGCGCCGTCAACGTGCCGCGCAACGACGCGCTGAAGGCCGCAGGAGACGCCGGTGCCATCGACGCGACGGCGGTGCGCGCAGCCTTCGGCGAGCGCCGCTGGGCGCGCTGGAACCACGTGCGCGCGGTGCTCTCGGCCGCCGTCGTCGTCTGCCTGGCGATCGCGCTCGCCGTCGGCTGA